A genome region from Mercenaria mercenaria strain notata chromosome 11, MADL_Memer_1, whole genome shotgun sequence includes the following:
- the LOC128546787 gene encoding uncharacterized protein LOC128546787, which yields MIFPEHRKFLGFSWESDDTVVNYVFNVLPFGISTAGYIFTKLLRTVVSKWRSLGHRIVLFLDDGMGGDNTFSKTLDMSVFVHKDLMNFGFIMAEDKCNWLPCQSIVWLGYLWDTLNGILMVTDKRASKTECLLKKFIDSVSRGKTVFHVRSVASLVGQLISMQSFVGQIVRLRSRSLYDCIVSRASWDAPVMLSSRAYDEIIFWNGNLRALNKGKLKETYLCSVDEDIIQSTVFCDASGAGFAGFIEGDEGSQVIGRWSEIESGLSSTWRELETVHRVLNTSVKSLEGHNVGLNTDNKNVISILKIGSKKQYLQDIAVDVHTI from the coding sequence ATGATATTTCCAGAGCATAGAAAGTTTTTAGGTTTTTCATGGGAATCGGACGACACGGTAGTTAATTACGTGTTTAATGTCCTTCCATTTGGCATTTCTACAGCAGGGTACATATTTACAAAACTTCTGAGAACTGTAGTCTCAAAATGGAGATCTCTTGGTCATAGAATTGTGTTGTTCTTGGACGACGGTATGGGTGGTGATAACACCTTTTCGAAAACGTTGGACATGTCGGTTTTTGTACATAAAGATTTGATGAATTTTGGTTTCATCATGGCAGAAGATAAATGTAACTGGTTGCCTTGTCAAAGCATTGTCTGGTTAGGTTATCTTTGGGATACCTTAAACGGTATTCTCATGGTCACAGATAAACGCGCCTCAAAAACAGAATGTCTTTTGAAGAAATTCATTGATAGCGTAAGTCGGGGAAAAACCGTTTTCCACGTGCGAAGCGTTGCAAGTTTAGTTGGTCAACTGATCTCCATGCAATCGTTTGTGGGACAGATTGtaaggttaaggtcaaggtcactgtatgATTGCATAGTTAGTCGTGCCAGCTGGGACGCACCAGTCATGCTCAGTTCTCGAGCTTACGATGAGATTATTTTTTGGAATGGTAATCTAAGAGCTCTAAATAAGGGAAAACTTAAGGAGACATATTTATGTTCAGTAGATGAAGATATTATTCAGAGTACCGTATTTTGTGACGCCAGTGGAGCCGGATTTGCAGGGTTCATTGAGGGTGATGAGGGAAGTCAAGTAATTGGTCGTTGGTCTGAAATCGAAAGTGGTTTGAGTTCCACCTGGAGAGAGCTCGAGACAGTTCACAGGGTTTTGAACACATCGGTGAAAAGCCTGGAAGGGCACAACGTGGGTTTGAACACAGACAATAAGAATGTTATATCTATTTtaaaaataggtagtaaaaagCAATATTTGCAGGATATCGCAGTTGACGTGCACACAATTTGA
- the LOC128546786 gene encoding uncharacterized protein LOC128546786: protein MNRTDYIAEVNRQLNNTAYYKKLDHNPVEQFSKDVTDVLDVICRNVNGDSNDTLVVPSDARTPQFYILPKIHKDINSELPLGYPGRPIVSGYNSVTEGISEYIDNILKPHMEALPSYVKDSTDFIKKLGSMPNISPNAFLVTMEVSSLYTNIPHDDGIEACREYLDKAHSYLSHQTSDDK from the exons ATGAACAGAACTGATTATATTGCTGAAGTCAACAGACAGCTGAATAATACTGCTTACTACAAAAAACTTGATCATAACCCTGTTGAACAGTTTTCAAAAGATGTTACTGATGTTTTAGATGTTATTTGTAGGAATGTTAATGGTGATTCTAATGATACTTTAGTTGTACCTAGTGATGCCAGAACGCCACAGTTTTACATCTtgcccaaaattcataaagatattaaCTCAGAACTACCACTTGGTTACCCGGGACGGCCAATTGTATCTGGGTATAACTCTGTTACTGAAGGCATATCTGAATACATTGATAATATCTTGAAGCCACACATGGAAGCCCTGCCCTCATATGTTAAAGACTCTACTGACTTCATTAAAAAGCTAGGGTCTATGCCTAATATCTCCCCTAATGCATTTTTGGTTACTATGGAAGTTTCATCCTTATACACTAATATTCCGCATGATGACGGGATAGAGGCTTGCCGtgaatatttggacaaagctcattCATACTTGTCACATCA GACTAGTGACGACAAATAA